In a single window of the Drosophila subpulchrella strain 33 F10 #4 breed RU33 chromosome X, RU_Dsub_v1.1 Primary Assembly, whole genome shotgun sequence genome:
- the LOC119557382 gene encoding uncharacterized protein LOC119557382 — MVLISDAFGLDVSPNGILVGHGDQAVLYSSKAKVEMPVRLREGKVRGFAWSFLGHLQRLLLLYSENEYSLILCTTSSDKEQFQLVYVGETKDWINAAMFLDDNHIESDHKRRFVLHTSHSAILYLEYDLTTNSDCKVLQLARCTDSSILYYTKLHGNCYDKLAIISGNAFGELLIWQTQFPIESQAETIMKTYPLLLRLPAHNGVIHSIDFNLDSQLLVTTSDDRSVKFWNIQKSGDWSTAKIKPIFSCFGHSSRVMCVEIFEMDGQMLVASGGEDSYICIWSLSGELLLKRRQHFGAPIWRLSFSKDACTLYSTSSTGNLVGQNLKEVLNRTRNSPSMLSNLGEANEFVRNLKFVTDEIIVGLSSSNRLYYTRILPDSSQENNWLMVNDFPSYKRTVLEVFDGIIATCGHRRISLHRYNPQTNDFDQLFDGIRMKGTIRSFQFLSKDLYLVSDNLGYCLLLKTHQLCIDSHIALFNNREPWITAALLISEKYLLLGNREGHVMLYYRSTTENDFQLKDTIKHLHGNMGSNFFKLLNLNDEYAHIVSGGHEAFLKYLQVRLTDCSLYVSQRESIPLAWVEASPSEDLILGFNDNHIVAWSRQYDVLLQLACGGGNRCWDFRLSDNRLCIAYVKQKRVLFYRNSLYNRVANEIKDIKPNTWHTRNCNTIRLLTHKNQSFPYIVSAGDDNIIKVTKVINDSLFQCAELHSHISTVRCLQTHLYKSKEDSSTWLIFSVGGRSQLCISQLNIDISNKCHITELSTHTLQNVMGTSSKTSTIEARLMAIDIAQHSIGEYFSIYVAGADGNISHYIWNAEDPCQLNLKSFVDLKRCPLSIQWISSKGILLVSTSSGEVYGFDQELESIYVQLQLHVTGINTIDIYVDKHLLHILSGGDDENIKYTVLNLDTKDVEYKTEFLGLHNAQVNALAIHCPTKKIEGSEMYAYTCSIDRQIYRIDLKTRQYSRVGYTCISDVKGMLIDEYQRMYFYGCGLQIKCN, encoded by the exons ATGGTTTTGATATCAGATGCTTTTGGCCTGGACGTGTCCCCCAATGGGATACTGGTTG GACATGGCGACCAGGCGGTGTTGTACAGCTCAAAAGCCAAAGTCGAAATGCCGGTTCGACTGCGAGAGGGAAAAGTTCGTGGATTTGCGTGGAGTTTCTTAGGTCATTTACAAAGATTATTATTGCTTTATAGCGAAAATGAATACTCCTTGATTTTATGCACCACCAGTTCTGATAAAGAACAATTTCAACTCGTTTACGTGGGCGAAACCAAAGACTGGATTAATGCAGCCATGTTCTTGGATGATAATCATATCGAATCGGATCATAAAAGGCGATTTGTTCTCCACACATCGCATAGTGCCATCCTATATCTGGAATACGATCTTACAACCAATTCAGACTGCAAAGTTCTGCAATTAGCTCGATGCACCGACAGTTCCATACTCTACTACACCAAATTACATGGAAATTGCTATGATAAACTAGCTATAATAAGCGGCAACGCCTTTGGAGAACTATTGATATGGCAAACGCAGTTTCCCATTGAATCTCAAGCCGAAACTATCATGAAAACATATCCCCTGCTTTTGCGTCTGCCAGCCCATAATGGAGTGATACACTCTATCGATTTCAATTTGGACTCGCAACTCTTGGTAACCACATCGGATGATCGTTCGGTGAAGTTTTGGAATATACAAAAATCTGGAGACTGGTCAACTGCCAAGATAAAGCCCATCTTTAGTTGTTTCGGTCACAGTTCACGTGTAATGTGTGTTGAAATCTTTGAAATGG ATGGTCAAATGCTTGTGGCCAGCGGAGGTGAAGATTCCTACATCTGCATTTGGAGTTTATCTGGCGAACTATTATTGAAACGCCGTCAGCATTTTGGAGCACCTATTTGGCGGCTGAGTTTTAGTAAGGATGCATGTACGCTATATAGCACCAGCTCCACCGGTAATTTAGTCGGTCAAAACCTTAAAGAAGTCCTCAATAGAACCAGGAATTCCCCTTCCATGCTAAGTAACTTAGGCGAAGCAAATGAGTTTGTCAGAAACCTAAAGTTTGTAACGGATGAGATAATTGTCGGATTGAGCAGCTCGAATCGATTGTATTATACTCGAATATTGCCGGATTCCTCTCAGGAGAACAACTGGCTTATGGTTAACGATTTTCCGTCGTACAAACGTACTGTCCTAGAAGTCTTTGATGGCATCATTGCCACCTGTGGTCATCGCCGAATAAGCCTTCACAGATATAACCCACAAACCAATGATTTCGATCAACTATTCGATGGCATCAGGATGAAGGGCACCATACGCTCATTTCAGTTTTTAAGCAAAGATCTTTATCTGGTGTCCGATAACCTGGGCTACTGCCTGCTGCTGAAAACCCACCAGCTTTGCATAGACTCGCATATTGCCCTTTTCAATAACCGTGAGCCTTGGATAACAGCGGCTTTGCTCATTTCCGAAAAGTATCTTTTGTTGGGCAATCGTGAGGGGCATGTCATGCTTTACTACCGTAGTACCACCGAAAACGACTTCCAATTAAAGGATACAATTAAGCATTTACACGGCAACATGGGCTCCAACTTCTTTAAGTTGCTCAATCTCAATGATGAGTATGCCCATATTGTGAGTGGAGGTCATGAGGCTTTTCTAAAGTATCTTCAGGTTAGATTGACGGACTGCTCGCTGTATGTGAGCCAACGTGAAAGTATCCCTTTGGCTTGGGTCGAAGCATCTCCCTCCGAGGACTTGATCTTGGGATTTAATGATAATCACATTGTTGCCTGGTCCCGACAATACGATGTTCTTTTGCAATTGGCTTGCGGTGGTGGAAATCGATGCTGGGACTTCCGACTGAGCGATAATCGACTTTGCATAGCATATGTCAAGCAAAAGCGTGTGCTTTTCTATCGCAATTCACTCTACAATAGAGTCGCTAATGAGATTAAAGACATTAAACCTAATACCTGGCACACTCGGAATTGCAATACCATTCGACTGCTTACCCACAAGAATCAATCGTTTCCCTATATTGTCTCGGCTGGCGATGATAATATCATAAAGGTCACGAAAGTAATCAATGACTCCTTGTTTCAATGTGCTGAACTGCACTCTCATATCTCAACTGTTCGTTGCCTACAGACACATCTCTATAAATCGAAGGAGGACTCGAGTACATGGCTTATCTTTTCAGTTGGAGGACGATCACAACTGTGTATTAGCCAACTAAACATAGATATCTCTAATAAGTGCCACATTACAGAACTATCCACCCATACCCTGCAAAATGTAATGGGAACATCATCTAAAACTAGTACCATCGAGGCCCGACTCATGGCAATTGATATCGCCCAGCATTCTATTGGGGAATATTTCTCCATATATGTTGCAGGCGCTGATGGAAACATATCTCACTATATCTGGAATGCGGAAGACCCCTGCCAACTAAATCTAAAATCTTTTGTAGATCTAAAAAGGTGCCCTCTAAGCATTCAGTGGATCAGTAGCAAGGGTATACTATTGGTCTCAACCTCAAGTGGAGAAGTCTATGGCTTTGATCAAGAACTAGAATCGATATATGTGCAACTTCAACTCCATGTGACGGGTATAAATACCATAGATATATATGTAGATAAGCATCTATTGCACATATTATCGGGTGGAGATGATGAAAATATTAAGTACACAGTACTCAATTTGGATACCAAAGATGTGGAGTACAAAACCGAGTTTCTGGGTCTTCACAATGCCCAAGTAAATGCTTTAGCCATACATTGCCCCACCAAAAAGATCGAGGGATCTGAAATGTATGCCTATACCTGCAGTATAGATAGACAGATCTATAGAATAGACCTCAAGACCCGCCAATACAGTCGAGTTGGATATACGTGCATATCAGACGTTAAAGGAATGCTTATTGATGAATATCAGCGAATGTATTTTTATGGATGTGGCTTACAAATTAAATGTAACTAG